One Elgaria multicarinata webbii isolate HBS135686 ecotype San Diego chromosome 6, rElgMul1.1.pri, whole genome shotgun sequence DNA segment encodes these proteins:
- the LINGO2 gene encoding leucine-rich repeat and immunoglobulin-like domain-containing nogo receptor-interacting protein 2: MLHTAISCWQPFLGLAVLLIFMGSTIGCPARCECSAQNKSVSCHRRRLAAIPEGIPIETKILDLSKNRLKSVNPEEFTAFPLLEEIDLSDNIVANVEPGAFSNLFNLHSLRLKGNRLKLVPLGVFAGLSNLTKLDISENKIVILLDHMFQDLHNLKSLEVGDNDLVYISHRAFTGLLSLEQLALEKCNLTAVPTEALSHLHNLISLHLRHLNINHLPALAFKKLFHLKNLEIDYWPMLDMIPVNSLYGLNLTSLSITNTNLSTIPYSALKHLVYLTHLNLSYNPISSIESDMLADVVRLQELHIVGAQLRTIEPRAFQGLRFLRVLNVSQNQLETLEENVFHSIKALEVLCISNNPLACDCRLLWILQRQPMLQFGGQQPMCAGPDSVKERPFKDFHSTALSFYFTCKKPRIRDKKLQYLVVDEGQTVQLLCNADGDPQPTIAWLTPRRRLVTTKTNGRATVLGDGTLEIRFAQDQDSGIYVCVASNAAGNDTLSATLTVKGFVSDRFLYANRTPMYMTDSNDTSSNGTNVNIFSLDLKTILVSTAMGCFTFLGVVLFCFLLLFVWSRGKGKHKTNIDLEYVPRKNNGAVVEGEVPGPRRFNMKMI; encoded by the coding sequence ATGCTTCACACAGCCATATCATGCTGGCAGCCATTTCTAGGTCTGGCTGTGCTGCTGATTTTCATGGGCTCCACCATCGGCTGCCCGGCCCGCTGTGAGTGCTCAGCACAGAACAAGTCTGTCAGCTGTCACCGGAGGCGCCTGGCTGCCATCCCCGAGGGCATCCCCATTGAGACTAAGATCCTGGATCTTAGCAAGAACAGGCTGAAAAGTGTCAACCCAGAGGAGTTCACAGCTTTCCCTCTGCTTGAGGAAATAGATCTCAGTGACAACATCGTCGCCAATGTGGAGCCCGGAGCATTTAGCAATCTGTTTAACTTGCACTCCTTGCGACTGAAAGGGAACCGTCTGAAGCTGGTACCTTTAGGGGTCTTCGCTGGGCTGTCAAATTTAACAAAGCTAGATATCAGTGAGAACAAGATTGTCATTCTGCTGGACCACATGTTCCAGGATCTGCACAACCTCAAGTCACTTGAGGTTGGGGATAATGACCTGGTTTACATATCCCACAGGGCCTTTACTGGACTGCTTAGCCTGGAGCAGCTCGCTCTGGAGAAATGCAACCTCACAGCTGTACCAACAGAAGCCCTTTCTCACCTTCACAACCTCATCAGCCTGCATCTGAGACATCTCAACATTAACCATTTGCCTGCGTTAGCCTTTAAGAAATTGTTCCATCTGAAGAACCTAGAAATAGACTATTGGCCTATGCTGGACATGATTCCAGTCAATAGCCTGTATGGCTTGAACCTCACCTCTCTCTCCATCACCAATACCAACCTGTCCACCATACCTTATTCTGCTCTGAAGCACCTGGTTTACCTGACCCACCTGAACCTCTCCTACAATCCCATCAGCAGCATTGAGTCAGACATGCTGGCAGATGTCGTGCGCCTGCAGGAGCTTCACATAGTTGGGGCCCAGTTGCGTACAATCGAACCCCGCGCTTTCCAAGGACTTCGGTTCCTTCGTGTGCTTAATGTGTCCCAAAACCAGTTGGAAACTCTCGAGGAGAACGTGTTCCATTCCATCAAAGCCCTGGAAGTCCTCTGCATAAGCAACAACCCACTGGCTTGTGATTGCCGTTTGCTTTGGATATTACAAAGGCAGCCCATGCTGCAGTTTGGTGGCCAGCAACCGATGTGCGCTGGCCCGGATAGCGTCAAAGAGAGGCCATTCAAAGACTTCCACAGCACGGCCCTTTCTTTCTACTTCACTTGCAAGAAGCCCAGAATACGTGATAAGAAGCTGCAGTACTTGGTTGTAGATGAAGGGCAGACAGTACAACTCTTGTGCAATGCAGATGGCGACCCTCAACCAACCATCGCCTGGCTGACACCACGACGGAGACTGGTCACCACAAAAACAAATGGGAGAGCTACAGTGCTGGGAGATGGCACGCTGGAGATCCGGTTTGCCCAAGATCAAGACAGTGGGATCTATGTTTGTGTGGCCAGCAACGCAGCTGGGAATGACACCTTGTCAGCAACCCTCACCGTCAAAGGGTTTGTCTCAGATCGTTTCCTTTATGCCAACAGGACTCCTATGTACATGACGGATTCCAATGACACCAGTTCCAATGGGACCAATGTGAATATATTTTCCCTGGACCTTAAGACAATACTGGTGTCAACAGCCATGGGCTGTTTCACATTCCTTGgggtggttttattttgtttcttactACTTTTTGTGTGGAGCCGAGGGAAAGGCAAACATAAAACCAACATTGACCTCGAGTATGTTCCCCGTAAAAACAACGGTGCGGTGGTGGAAGGGGAGGTCCCAGGACCACGTAGGTTCAATATGAAAATGATTTGA